The nucleotide sequence CACATTCAGCCTCAAGCTATATATAAACACGCACATGTATCGAGTGTGTAAGCATTCACAATTCAGTTTAAGCAAGGTGATCCATGGGCATGCGAAAACAAGTGCCTTGCTGCGACAAGGCTGGGCTGAACAAGGGCGCTTGGTCGTCGGAGGAGGACTTGAAGCTAGTTGCCTACATAAACAAGCATGGCCATGGCAATTGGCGCGCCCTCCCGAAACAAGCAGGCATGAATTGTCTCTAGACTCGTTTTGTTTCTCAATTCAATAGAATTTGGTGACAAtctctgctgctgctgctgctgatgatgatattattttgCGATAGGTTTGCTTCGTTGCGGAAAGAGTTGCCGTCTACGATGGATCAACTACCTCCGCCCTGACGTCAAGCGGGGGAACTTCACTAAAGACGAAGAGGAAACCATCATCAAACTCCAACGAGAACTTGGAAACAAGTAAATCAATTCATAGATCAGTTGttcaatattttcaaatgttCTAACCGAAATTGCTGGTACTCGATTAGATGGTCCAAGATTGCATCTTGCCTTTCGGGAagaaccgacaacgagatcaagAATCACTGGAACACACATCTAAAGAGGAGATTATTGCATCACTTCGAAGAGTCTAATAAAGCTCATCGCGCATCGAGATCCAACAGTCAAGATGGTAGCGGTGAATCTATGGAGCATAAGATGGACGGCGGAGATCGGAAGGAGATAGATTCTACGGATCTAGAGTCGTCGACGGTGTTATCTTCGCCGATGGAATCTTCCATGCTATCTAGTGCAACTCACAATGAATTAGTGGACTCGGAAATTAATTGTAAGGATGAGTTGGGGATGTTGGATGAGGTGGAAGAGTGGTTTACTTATTTGGAGGAGATACTtgagatttaaatatttgtaaaattaattatatatacaagagcaaataattataattaaaatcttaaatttgGATATCTAAGCTGTGAATGAATCAAGGGAGTCAAATTTTATAAGGTTCaaattatttgataagataattgaattaaattaaactgAGCCTAAAATTAATTACTTTCCGCTCTCTCAAGTAAATATAGTATAAGTCTAGATTGCCCTTCCTCCGTCGATGATCATGGCCACGCAACTGCCTGCGTCCTCGGCATCTACGCCGCCACAATGCTGCTGCAAGTCCATCCTATGGTCTCCTTCTATGCTGGTCGCTATCTCGTTCGCAGACGGACTGAAAAAATGGATTTTTTCTTGCAAATCTTTCCTGAATTTCTAGAAATTTCACCTTCCTTCCATGTTCATCGTCTCTGAATCATTACCCTAATGTTAAGATTTAGTTTGCATTGTGAACCGTGTTTGCATTTTAAAATATTGcatcccttttataatcaacgatttttattataaacaatatttaaaatatgaataatTGTATCCCTTTGTGATTAATGATTTCATTATGAATAATTGTGTCCTTTTGTGAACCAACATGGCTAATGAATGATTATGTCTTTTATGTGCTTTTGaccaaattaaacataataataatTCTCAATTCTTATGCAAACAATCAAAAAAGTTATTGTTGGTGTAGTTGACACTAATGcttaaatttgagttttgataaatgataaatgaattaaagttatatgtatttgtgatctaacattgtTACTGAGTGTGTAGAGTTGACTAACTTAACGGGTTAAGAGGACATGACATCATACACGAAGCCCAGATATGAGGTTCTTGCAAAAGGTTGGGATGTACGATTCCCTATAGGTCGAAGTCTCGATGTGAGATTTCGACAGGAAATCGGGATGTTCAATTCCAGATAGGTGAAGTCCAGATATGCGATTCTGGTAGGAAGACATGGTGGGTTAGATTTGTTGGTGCAGTTGACACTAATAgtcaaatctgagttttgataaatgataaataggttaaagttagacatgcatgttgtgatctaaccttgttactgagtatgcagggttgactaaccccagtcaggatgttcgattcctcATTGATTGAAGACCGAATGTGTGATTCCGGCAAGTCGGGATATTTAATTCCCAACAGGCTAAAGTCTAGATGTGGGATTCTGATAAGGGTCAGAATGTACGGTTCTCTATTGGAGAAGACCGGATGTACAATCCCAGTAGTTGGGATGTGCGATTCCCTATTAGAGAAGATCAGATGTGCGATTCTGGTAGGTCGGCATGTTCGATTCCCGAAGTTTAGATGTGTGATTCTGGAAGGTAACTCTATAtctggtaagtagaggtaagtcattggagaagagagactaagtgaggacgcgtcctcATTTGAAGGGACAGTAGACATCGGTCCAATTTATGTTCATTtcgaaacctaaattgagatcctgactagatcttggtctagggagacaagatctaattattaCTCCTTATTAATACAGTGCTAACATTGTCTTACAAGTTATTGAACTAATACTTTTTGCAGGTTAAAAGGAACAGAAAGGTcacgggtgaacagtacccaaggTACATTCAAGCATTGGAAAGGGTATTCATACTGTTCACGGAAGGCACCTTTGgtgccatggaagacgccttccgcaAGATAAACTTTGTTGCAAATAAGGAGCAAGAAGTTCGGGATCAAACTTtacaggttggaggcgccttctatggAATGCGCTttccacaccctttataagggtatCTTGACCAAGCTTCAAGAATCAACTTGTACACGAGCTCGTATGTGCCCGATTTGGCTTTCCGGCTGCTTCGACTTCTTATTGCTACCTTGCTACGATTCTATTATACCCGACTACTGCCGACCATCTAAGAAAGTGTTTGGTAACATAACATAATTTTTGTTCTTAATTTATGCAAACGAAAAGTGTAGTCTGTTACACTTTTCCGATtcttttgtactcgattccctcttctggaTATTCAGATAGAGGCTTTTAGTGAACTACCCATCAATAGATCCacgagacctgggtcttggattaggagtcatcgaaggctccgaacatAGTAAAACTACTCGCGTTCATGTCttttacttgcttttacttttctatttttgTTTGCATTTCTGCACCACACTTTGTTTTTTAAAACTGAAAAAGTCAGaatttttaaaaccacgtgattcaccccctcccccctctgacatgtgtctcgatccaacaagattgatgtcaaggaggtaacttgacacttggtaagtaaaggtaagtcactggaggagagtaatttagtgagaacgcgttccgattgaggggatagtaggcgccagtccaatttaggtctatttcataaacctaaattgagatcctGACTAAATCCTAGTCTGGAGGacagggtctaagtcataaattaattatattattattgcgctaactttattttgtaggttaaatatttttatattaggataacacattttgtagggtaAATGAAGTACAAAAGGTCTCGAATGAATAGTACCTGAGGCGCCTTCCAGGCTATAGAAGGTGCCTTgagtactattcatggaaggcatcTTCTTGTGCTTGGAAGATGCCTTCAGTCAGATAAAATCAAACTTCGTCGATGATAACAGGTGAGTTGTTCAGGACAAACTTTAGctgatagaaggcgccttcaaggctatggaaggctaCTTCAGTGCTCAATAAAAAAGCATCTCAACTAGGGCTTCATATACATTTCTTCTATAATCTTCTACACGCCCGTTTGACATTCCGACTGCTATAGCTTCCTGTTGCTGCCCTGCTACAACATTTCTGTGCCAGACTACCGCTGAGAAGCCATCCAACACCGAGGTAATCCGATCATCTTCAAAAGTGTTGGGTAATGAAGTTTAGTTCTGTACTTAATTATTGTAAAAGAAAAAGTGTAACGTGTTACACTTTCTCCTATTTCTTTTTGTACTTGATCCCCTATTCCAATGGTTCCGGAAGAGAttattagtggattatccatggATAAGTCTgcgggacctgagtcttggagtaggagtcaccgaaggttccaaaccaagtaaaaccgacaAAGTTTTTTTTTCGTGTTTAATTTTCCGATACTTATTTTATAAAAtcgaaaaaatagtttttaaaatcacatgattcaccccctctcacgtgcgtctcgaTCTAACTCTTGTGACATTGTTATTTGAGAATCTATTGTAACCTAGAAGAGATTGCCCATTATAATCCAATTTAGAAAGATAGTGGGGGACAATAAACTCTTTAAGGAAAGTGATTACACGCCTCAGATTATCTCGAGTGCAGCATCTCAGCTTCAGGTCTTGGCCTCAGGTCTTTTCCAAAGCCTCTCTAAAGGACTTCTTTCTACAATCTTAAAGAGTTTATTTCTTCATAACCATGGAGTACACTCAAGAATTTGGCATCAAGGTTATGAATCAAGACTTTGTCAAACTAGATAGGCTTGATGGGACAGGAACAAACTTCAACCAGTGGACAACAAGTTGATATTCTTTCTTACCTCATTGAAGGTCACTTACGTGCTCAACCTTGATCTTCCTACAATTCCACCACCCACTAATGATGATTCGGAAGAATTAAGGAAGCAACGGGCTAAGTGGGAGGAGGATGAAGTGTTGTGTAAGGGTCACATCCTTAACACACTTTCAGATACACTCTATGATCTATTCATGACGGTGAAGAATCCAAGAGAGATCTGGACAACTTTGGAGCATAAGTATGCCACTCAAAAACAATGATAAGATAAGTttcttgttaaaaaatattttgagtttAAGCTAGATGATAATTCTCCTCTAATGAATCAAATTCATAACCTACAAGTGATAGTTTTAAACTTAAAGACTATGGAGTAGAAATTTTAGAATTTATGCAAGTAGGTGCTATAATTGCTAAGTTGTCATCTTCATGGAATGATTGTTGATACGGGTTAAGATGAGGGAGCCCGGAAGGTGACGTGGTAATAGGAGTCATGATGACGGGGCAGTCACACTCGAAAAAGAGTAATATCCCCTCATCTGGAATGGATTAGTTGCCCAATGCTAAACTTCTTCGATTCCAACAGACCAAGTTATAATCCGGTCGGGGAAGGATGATGAGCCCTTAAGCCGAGCGAACCAGGGAGTCTGACACATTTTGCCGCCTTATGATTGTGGAGGTTACGTAAGGTGATATATAAAGGGGAGTTCTCTCCGTGACAAAGATACACTTATTGATATCTGCAACTATACTCTCGCGCATATGTTCTGACGATTCTTCCATTTGTCAGATCGAGACTAACTTGAGCATTGAAGGGCTTTCACCAGGGACTCCACTGGTTTCTAGGCACTAACGTTTTGTTAGATTGCCTCCTTGTGGGCAAGATTAAAGGAGAAGCTTCTTTTGGAGAGAAAGGTCTTCTGGCAGTCAATCACTCATCCACCATGCCCAACGCGTCATCTCTGCAggtctcggacaggatcaattatcaAAAGAAATTACTTCATACTTCTGAAAATTTGACCATTTCTAGTGTGTtgaaactgttggaaccccagggttgttttgatgtgatcaaacaagttaagttaggtcttgtggtgttttaaccctgtgtctaagtgtgcagaaactcaggagcacaggaagtcgagcggaagacgcagctatcgagaaggacggcacagacgggctcggtgcatctgagggactaagcgttgcggaagaatacaccggca is from Zingiber officinale cultivar Zhangliang chromosome 7B, Zo_v1.1, whole genome shotgun sequence and encodes:
- the LOC122004020 gene encoding myb-related protein Zm1-like, with amino-acid sequence MGMRKQVPCCDKAGLNKGAWSSEEDLKLVAYINKHGHGNWRALPKQAGLLRCGKSCRLRWINYLRPDVKRGNFTKDEEETIIKLQRELGNKWSKIASCLSGRTDNEIKNHWNTHLKRRLLHHFEESNKAHRASRSNSQDGSGESMEHKMDGGDRKEIDSTDLESSTVLSSPMESSMLSSATHNELVDSEINCKDELGMLDEVEEWFTYLEEILEI